In the Chryseobacterium sp. MYb264 genome, one interval contains:
- a CDS encoding putative quinol monooxygenase gives MNLHIVALFKFNENYLMEAVELFQNLVKETRKEEGCLQYDLVEDKDNKGTFFLIELWESVEHHNRHNGQDHLLDFRKDASKIMEKSIEVYKGFKIY, from the coding sequence ATGAATTTACATATCGTTGCGCTTTTTAAGTTTAATGAAAATTACTTGATGGAAGCGGTAGAATTGTTTCAGAATTTGGTGAAAGAAACAAGAAAAGAAGAAGGTTGTCTTCAATATGATTTGGTTGAAGATAAGGATAACAAAGGAACTTTCTTTCTGATCGAATTATGGGAAAGCGTAGAACATCATAATCGTCACAACGGGCAGGATCATTTACTGGATTTCCGAAAAGATGCTTCGAAAATCATGGAAAAATCGATAGAAGTGTATAAAGGGTTTAAGATTTATTAG
- a CDS encoding sulfite exporter TauE/SafE family protein yields the protein MMVISRKIQVRLNVLFVTVAVLFIVAFSMYEMGYLDELFVILAKDDYIFYWMMLVGVLAEIVAGSMGMGYGVICTTTLLFLNIPPHAVSASIHSAESFTTAAGSASHIKLKNVSKSLVKKLAIPGVIGAIIGAVALTYLGEYYSKITKTIISFYTLYLGIQILSNAFQTKQDKKLKKKTNLTRLGVIGGFIDAFAGGGWGPLVTGTLIKNSFTPRFAVGSSTVAKFILTVTAAVTFIFTLGVQHWNIILGLLIGGIFTAPFSAMLTAKLPVKSMFVVIGTLVIVMSSITIYKSVF from the coding sequence ATGATGGTGATCTCAAGAAAAATCCAGGTCAGGCTCAACGTTCTTTTTGTAACGGTTGCCGTTTTATTCATTGTGGCTTTTTCAATGTATGAAATGGGCTACCTGGATGAGCTTTTTGTGATATTAGCCAAAGACGATTATATTTTTTACTGGATGATGCTCGTCGGCGTACTGGCCGAAATTGTTGCGGGATCAATGGGAATGGGCTATGGAGTGATCTGTACCACGACACTTTTATTCCTGAATATTCCGCCGCATGCTGTAAGTGCAAGCATCCACTCCGCGGAAAGCTTTACCACAGCAGCGGGAAGCGCGAGCCATATTAAACTGAAAAATGTAAGTAAAAGTCTGGTTAAAAAACTGGCCATTCCGGGTGTCATCGGTGCCATTATCGGAGCTGTAGCTTTAACCTATTTGGGTGAATATTATTCTAAAATTACGAAAACCATCATTTCTTTTTATACTTTATATCTTGGAATTCAGATATTATCGAATGCTTTTCAGACCAAACAGGATAAAAAACTAAAGAAAAAAACGAATCTGACAAGATTAGGCGTGATCGGTGGTTTCATCGATGCCTTTGCCGGCGGTGGTTGGGGACCTTTGGTGACGGGAACTTTAATTAAAAATTCTTTTACCCCAAGATTTGCGGTGGGAAGTTCTACGGTTGCAAAATTTATTCTGACGGTAACGGCTGCCGTCACGTTTATCTTTACCTTGGGTGTTCAGCATTGGAATATTATTCTCGGACTTTTAATCGGCGGAATTTTTACCGCTCCTTTTTCTGCGATGTTGACCGCGAAACTCCCTGTGAAAAGTATGTTTGTCGTAATTGGAACTTTGGTGATCGTTATGAGTTCGATTACGATTTACAAATCTGTTTTTTAA
- a CDS encoding sulfate adenylyltransferase subunit 1, translated as MDILRFITAGSVDDGKSTLIGRLLYDSKNILIDQLEALEKQSKNKNENGVDLAILTDGLRAEREQGITIDVAYRYFSTPKRKFIIADAPGHIQYTRNMITGASNSQLIIILIDARQGVIEQTRRHSIIASLLKMKNVVVAINKMDLVDYSEEIFNDIKAQYQLVAEKLGLENVNYFPISAFYGDNIVDQSERTAWYEGPTLLDFLENVEVNNQANLDNARFQVQYVIRPQTDELHDYRGYSGEIISGIYQKGDQITILPQNIETTISKIETGGKEVDLVFANQPAVLHLEDDIDVSRGDFFVKTENQPKVENEVEAIVCWLDKKELNEGNKYFIQHKSKVVKTIIKEIEYKIDVNTLENTPNYSGIKLNEVVKVRLKTASPLVFDPFSENNDTGSAILIDETSNSTVGAVMILS; from the coding sequence ATGGACATACTAAGATTTATAACTGCCGGAAGTGTAGACGATGGGAAAAGCACCCTGATCGGAAGACTTTTGTACGACAGTAAAAATATATTGATTGATCAGCTTGAAGCTTTAGAAAAACAATCAAAAAATAAAAACGAAAACGGAGTAGATCTAGCCATTCTTACAGACGGATTGAGAGCCGAAAGAGAGCAGGGGATTACGATTGATGTGGCCTACCGGTATTTTTCCACGCCGAAAAGAAAATTCATTATAGCCGATGCACCGGGACATATTCAGTATACCCGAAATATGATCACCGGAGCTTCTAATTCTCAGTTGATTATTATTTTAATTGATGCCAGACAAGGCGTTATCGAGCAAACGAGAAGACACTCTATCATAGCTTCATTATTAAAGATGAAAAATGTTGTGGTGGCAATCAACAAAATGGATTTGGTTGATTATTCTGAAGAGATTTTTAACGATATTAAAGCACAATATCAGTTGGTTGCTGAGAAGTTAGGATTGGAGAATGTAAACTATTTCCCGATTTCTGCTTTTTACGGCGATAATATTGTAGATCAATCTGAAAGAACGGCTTGGTATGAAGGTCCGACTTTGCTTGATTTTCTTGAAAATGTTGAGGTAAATAACCAGGCCAATCTTGATAATGCGAGATTTCAGGTGCAGTATGTAATTCGTCCACAAACGGATGAACTGCATGATTACAGAGGATATTCAGGAGAGATTATTTCAGGAATTTATCAGAAAGGCGATCAGATCACCATTCTTCCGCAGAATATTGAAACAACGATTTCAAAAATTGAAACGGGAGGAAAAGAAGTTGACCTTGTTTTTGCCAATCAGCCAGCTGTATTGCATTTGGAAGATGATATTGATGTAAGCCGCGGCGATTTTTTTGTAAAAACCGAAAATCAGCCAAAAGTGGAAAATGAAGTGGAAGCCATTGTCTGTTGGTTGGATAAAAAAGAATTGAACGAAGGCAATAAATATTTCATTCAGCATAAAAGCAAAGTAGTAAAAACCATCATCAAAGAAATTGAATATAAAATTGATGTCAACACACTTGAAAATACTCCCAATTATTCAGGAATTAAACTGAATGAGGTGGTAAAAGTAAGATTAAAAACGGCTTCACCGCTTGTTTTTGATCCTTTTAGTGAAAATAATGATACCGGAAGTGCTATTTTGATTGACGAAACCAGCAATTCTACGGTAGGAGCTGTAATGATTTTATCATGA
- the cysD gene encoding sulfate adenylyltransferase subunit CysD produces MSNYTLDYLEQLEAESIYIMREVAAQFEKPALLFSGGKDSITLVHLAKKAFAPMKIPFPLVHIDTGHNFPEALQFRDYLAEHLGAELIVRKVEDTIKAKNLTEPKGKFASRNWLQTHTLLDTIEEFQFDACIGGARRDEEKARAKERFFSVRDEFGQWDPKLQRPELWNIYNGRINKGENVRVFPISNWTELDVWSYIRKENIQLPSIYFAHDREVIKYDGQLIAASDFIQIDENDEVVTKRVRYRTVGDMTCTAAVESNAETLDSVINEIIASKISERGETRIDDKVTEAAMEDRKKGGYF; encoded by the coding sequence ATGAGTAATTATACATTAGATTATCTGGAGCAGCTGGAGGCAGAGAGCATTTACATTATGCGTGAGGTGGCTGCACAGTTTGAAAAACCGGCTTTGCTTTTCAGTGGCGGAAAAGATTCTATCACCCTGGTTCATCTGGCGAAAAAAGCATTCGCCCCGATGAAGATTCCGTTTCCTCTGGTACATATAGATACGGGACATAATTTCCCTGAAGCCCTTCAGTTCAGAGATTATCTGGCTGAACATTTGGGTGCTGAACTGATTGTAAGAAAAGTGGAAGATACCATTAAAGCTAAAAACTTAACCGAGCCTAAAGGAAAGTTTGCTTCCAGAAACTGGCTGCAAACGCATACTTTATTAGATACGATCGAAGAATTTCAGTTTGATGCCTGCATTGGCGGCGCGAGGAGAGATGAAGAAAAGGCAAGAGCCAAAGAACGTTTTTTCTCGGTTCGTGATGAGTTTGGGCAATGGGATCCGAAATTACAGCGTCCGGAATTATGGAATATCTATAACGGAAGAATCAATAAAGGTGAAAATGTACGAGTTTTCCCTATTTCCAACTGGACGGAACTGGATGTATGGAGTTATATCCGAAAAGAAAATATTCAGCTTCCTTCGATTTATTTTGCTCACGACAGAGAAGTGATTAAATATGACGGTCAGTTGATTGCCGCTTCAGATTTTATTCAGATTGATGAAAATGATGAGGTGGTTACGAAAAGAGTTCGCTACAGAACGGTTGGCGATATGACTTGTACGGCGGCTGTGGAAAGCAATGCCGAAACGTTAGACAGTGTCATCAACGAAATTATTGCTTCCAAAATTTCTGAGCGTGGCGAAACCCGAATTGATGATAAAGTAACGGAAGCCGCGATGGAAGACCGGAAAAAAGGAGGATACTTTTAA
- a CDS encoding phosphoadenylyl-sulfate reductase, translating into MISKEDADILKQLSAEEGLKLISTKFSDGVVFSTSLGQEDQVITDLIFSQKLPIKVFTLDTGRLFYEHYDLLSKNNSRYKIKTEVYFPEASDVEEYVNEKGMNAFYYSVENRKECCFIRKVKPLNRALENAKVWITGLRSEQSENRENMQVLEWDEQRNLYKYNPLIHWTYQDVLDYLEENKVQDLPLHKKGFISVGCQPCTRAIEPGENPRAGRWWWESSHKECGLHSN; encoded by the coding sequence ATGATTTCAAAGGAAGATGCAGATATACTGAAACAGCTTTCAGCAGAGGAAGGATTGAAATTGATCTCCACAAAATTCTCAGATGGAGTGGTGTTTTCGACATCGCTTGGTCAGGAAGATCAGGTGATCACAGACTTAATATTTAGTCAGAAACTACCCATAAAAGTGTTCACTTTAGATACAGGAAGGCTTTTTTACGAACATTACGACTTACTTTCTAAAAACAATTCGAGATATAAAATAAAAACGGAAGTGTATTTTCCGGAAGCTTCAGATGTTGAGGAGTATGTGAATGAAAAAGGAATGAATGCCTTTTATTATTCCGTAGAAAACAGAAAAGAATGTTGCTTTATCAGAAAAGTAAAACCATTGAACCGCGCGCTGGAAAATGCAAAAGTGTGGATCACAGGCTTACGTTCTGAACAGTCTGAAAACCGCGAAAATATGCAGGTTTTAGAGTGGGATGAACAGAGAAATCTTTACAAATATAACCCGTTGATCCACTGGACGTATCAGGATGTTCTGGATTATCTTGAAGAAAATAAAGTACAGGATTTGCCTTTGCATAAAAAAGGATTCATCAGTGTGGGTTGTCAGCCTTGTACAAGAGCGATTGAACCTGGGGAAAACCCTCGTGCCGGACGTTGGTGGTGGGAAAGTTCACATAAAGAATGCGGTCTGCATTCAAATTAA
- a CDS encoding RrF2 family transcriptional regulator: MLSKKSQYAFKALSYLVEKRNDGPILISEIAEHKKIPLKFLENILLELKKADILDSKKGKGGGYFFKENPENVKLAKIIRLVNGPIAMLPCVSLNFYEKCADCNEDHCSLHDVLIEVRDASLKILEEKTLLDLID, translated from the coding sequence ATGCTGTCAAAAAAATCTCAATATGCTTTTAAGGCACTGTCATACCTTGTAGAAAAGAGGAATGATGGGCCAATTCTGATTTCTGAAATCGCGGAACACAAAAAAATTCCGTTAAAGTTTCTGGAAAATATTTTGCTTGAATTAAAAAAAGCAGATATTCTCGATAGTAAAAAGGGAAAAGGTGGGGGATATTTTTTCAAAGAAAATCCTGAAAATGTAAAGCTTGCTAAAATCATCAGACTGGTAAATGGCCCTATCGCCATGTTGCCTTGTGTGAGCTTGAATTTCTATGAAAAATGTGCCGACTGTAATGAAGATCACTGCAGTTTACATGATGTTTTGATTGAGGTTCGGGATGCTTCCCTTAAAATATTAGAAGAAAAAACTTTACTGGATTTGATCGATTGA
- a CDS encoding DUF4268 domain-containing protein, protein MFSKEEAQKLKKEFWTAFGKSFPRKWILYDTKVKDFSFKFYADKKKAEVSLDIEMKDEVFRDAYYNKIWSLEDILKDFIGDFHKEEFYMLENGKVISRIWVEKEGISVFNKNTWQEAFEFFVDKMDGFERFYYEYEDFIKDV, encoded by the coding sequence ATGTTCAGTAAAGAGGAAGCACAAAAATTAAAAAAGGAGTTTTGGACGGCATTCGGAAAATCTTTTCCGAGAAAATGGATTTTGTATGATACCAAGGTCAAAGATTTTTCGTTTAAATTTTATGCCGATAAGAAAAAAGCAGAGGTTTCTTTGGATATCGAAATGAAAGATGAAGTTTTCAGAGATGCTTATTACAACAAGATATGGTCTCTGGAAGATATTCTGAAAGATTTTATCGGCGATTTCCATAAAGAAGAATTTTATATGCTGGAAAACGGAAAAGTAATCAGCAGAATTTGGGTGGAAAAGGAAGGAATTTCAGTTTTCAATAAAAATACGTGGCAGGAAGCTTTTGAATTCTTCGTTGACAAAATGGATGGATTTGAAAGGTTTTATTATGAATATGAAGATTTTATAAAAGATGTTTAA